The Polaribacter sp. HaHaR_3_91 genomic sequence CAACTTTAGAACTCAAATTATTCGTCGTTGACCAAATTCAGAATGGACAGATTTCCACAAACTTTGCTTCCAAAAAATATGATGTTCCTAGAACTACAATTGGGTATTGGATCAAAAAATATAGTACTTTAGTCCAACAAAATACAGGTATGAGTAAATTAGATGAGATTAAAAAACTAAAGGAACGTATTGAAGAATTGGAGTTTGTAAAGGAATTTCAACAAGATATTATTGCTGACATGGAAATCATTACTGGAGTCGATTTGTCAAAAAAGTCGTTGCCCAAAACATTAGCGAAAGAGATAGAACTAAAAAAGAAAAACCGTTTAAAAGAAAATGGTTCTATGAGTGTTTTGGGATTAGTAAACAAGCCTTCTACAAAAGACTCAAAACCCAAGAAAACAAACGACTAAACGATGAAAAAGTCATCGCAATGATACAAGAATATCGAAAATTAGTTGGTATGAGAACTGGCGGAATTAAGTTATATGATGAACTTAAACAAGACTTTATAAAACAAGGTATTAAAATCGGTAGAGACAAGTTGTACGATGTGTTAAGGCTTCATAATTTACTTGTTCCTAAGCTTAAAAACTATGTAACAACAACAAATTCTAATCATCAATTTAGAAAATATAAAAACCTAATTAAAGACCAAGTTCCTACTCGACCAGAACAACTATGGGTAAGCGATATAACATACATTAAAACAGACAATGGACACAATTACCTAGCAATCGTTACAGATGCATATTCTAAACAAATTATGGGCTATAAATTAGATAACAACATGAAGACATCACTTTGTTCAGAAGCGCTAGAAATGGCTATTAAAAATAGAAAATACCCTGATAAAAAATTAATACATCATTCTGACAGAGGTTTTCAATACTGTAACCCCAAATACACAGCATTTGCAGAAGAAAATGGCATAATGATGAGCATGACAGAACAATATGATCCTTATGAAAACGCAATTGCAGAGCGAATTAATAGAACTTTAAAATATGAATATGGACTTAGAAATTGCTTTAAAAACACTGCCATTGCTCAAGAAGTAACAAAACAAGCAGTATATATTTACAACAATTTAAGAACCCTTTTTAGCTTAGAATTAAGAAAGCCAGCTGAAGTACATTTAAATCCAAACATCAAATACAAATCATATCGAAGAAATAATGTAAATTTGACTGAACTAACAATTTGAAAACAAAACTAGTTCAAATTATTTTTTGCCTTCTAAACGGCTAAAAAAATCTTTTGAACGGTATAAATTAACCTAAAAAAAGGTCAACCTATATCAGTATAATACAGTATCACATTTACAATTCAGTAATAGATTTAACATTTACATCTACGTGTGATGGACGTTCTATTTCAATATCCCATTAGATCATAAAAAGGTTTCTTAGAATATATTTATACGGTACTTAGAGATAAATTCTACTTAGACAACTTACCTTTCGTCTAAATATCATTGGGTTATAGTTATTATTTTCCAATATAAAAAGAACCCCCACTAATTTATAGAGGGGTTCTTTAATTGGGTTATAATAAACTTATTCTTTTAATAATTTTATATGTTTTCTGTTACCATCTTTACATATAACTTTTAGCAGATATACACCTGATTTTAAATTAGATATATCAATACCTTTATTTGCATTTTCGAATTTGTACGCTATTGCTCCATACACATTGTACAAAATACCTGATGCTACTTCCTTTGTAAGGCTAAAAGTATTTTTTACTGGATTAGGATATAGGCTTAACCTTTCATTACTTTCCTTATTAATATCATCAATTCCTAAAGTAAACTCAGAAACATGAAGTATTATATCTTGAAGTCTTAATCGTCCTACAACATCCTCTCCTGAATTAGAAAGACCTGTTGTTACAAATTTTATTTCTGTAGCCTCATCGTCTGCTAACGTAAGTGGAGTATTAAATACAAACTCAAAATTATTACCTTCATTATTCCCACCACTAGTATAAGTAGCTTGCTGTTGCGTCTCGCCATTAATGGTAATTGCAACGTCTACAATATCATTTTTTTGTGATTTCGCGGCAAACGTTACTTTATTTAATATACTTTGATAACCTTCTGTAGATTTCACAAGAAATTTAGCTCCATCTCCTTCAAGATTATCTGCTGGGTCAATTTCTGTTCTCATTTGTAAATAAATTCCACTTCCAGCAGCTGTACCACCAATCAATTCTGAATAATTATCTACAGCCGTAAACGTTTGTTCTAACTCAGAATTATTCAGCGTTATTTCATGAAGTGGTTCTGTAGCTCCTAAAACATTAAAGAAGAGATCTACAAATCTCACTCTTGGTGCTAATCCTTCTGAATTAGAAAGTGAGGTTGTTATCACCTGAATTTCTTTAGCTGACTGTGTAAAAGTAACAGGAGTATCAAATTCGAATAATTCTGGAGTATTATTGTTTGTACTTGTATAGGTAAAACTTTGTGTTTCTCCATCAATAATGAGATCAACATTTACAGTATCTCCTGTTTGAGATATGATTCCTAATGTAATTTTATCACAAGTTATAGATGCAACATCAGCAGGAGCTTTTACATAAAATTTAGCTCCATCTCCTCCTTCTACAGTCCTTGCTTGTAAATAAGCTGTACCGCCTATAGTTATATTCCCAATTAACTCTGCATACTCATCTACTACTTTAAAAGGTTGTTCTCCAATAGAATTAGCAAGTGTTATCTTATGAGGATTAAATATTGATAGTTCTTCCGACAAAACCATAAAATTATTTTCATCAGTTAGGGTAAATATAACTCCTGTAGCTACTTCTGGTACTTCAGCAGTAATCACATTGCCATTTATAGTTGCTGAAATTTCAAACCATTCTATTTCTTTTGAATCTGCTTCTTCTATTCTATAAAGTAAATAAGCGGTTTCAATAATAGCATCTCCTGCATTAGCAGTTAGTGTTGCTGTGGCTACACCTGTATCCTGATCAAAAACTGTTGAAACAACAGATGGAACAATATCTTGATTATCTAATGGATCACCATTATAGTCTGGATTAAACTGAGGAATTCTTACGTCATTTTCAGATAAAAGAGTCTCTAGCTTTAAAATAATTTCATTTTTAAGAGATGCATCCATCGTATCTATCACATCATATATCTCCTCTATATCATTATCAGACCCATCGTCATTATATAATTTGAAGGCTTTATAATAACCTCCTTTATCATAGATTTTATACAATTTATAATTTCCACTTCTAATAGCTGAAGATGCTCTTTCATCTTGTCCATGTGGGTAATGCCAAAAAAGATCTGTTCTTTCAGTATCGTCGCTATTTTTTATTTCTGTTTCAGTTCCACTTAAAAAAGGAAATAAACTTACACCATCTAAATTGTTCAGAACATTTGCATCAAGAACGGCATCTGCTCCAGTAACCTCCATAATTGTAGGATAAAAATCTAAATGAGAAACTATGTTATCATATACTTTATTTTCTACAATACCAGGTCCTGTTATAACAAATGGAGTACGCAAACCGCCTTCTTTGGTGTGTGTTTTCCCTAAATCTAAAGGAAAGTTATCTGTAATAATTTCTGACCCATGATTTTCTGCCCCTCCATTATCTGACGCAAATATAATATAGGTAGTTTCAAATAATTTTTTCCCAGGATTTCTTGGATCATCTGTTTCTTTTAAATAATCTACTACTCTCCCTAAACTCCAATCTAAACTAGCAATCATCGCTCCATAATATGGATTTGTTTGGCCTGGAGTCGTAATATTTGCATCTGTTGTTGGAACAGGAATTCCTAATTTATCACAATAATATTCTAGTAATGCTAAATCTCTTGTTTGTATAGGAGAATGAACCAACCAGTGCGCCATGTATAGAAAAAAGGGTTCTTCTTTGTTATCATCCATAAAACCCAATGCTAATTCTGTTACCGCATCATAAGGTCTGCCATCTTCATCTAATCGATAAGGATCATCTTCTGCATCAGTAGCAAAGTCTACAGATCTGTCTCCCATACTTCTAGTAATTCCTCTATCAGTATCTTGATAATTAAACCCTTGATCTACAGCTTCCGGATAAATATTATGGTTAGCTGCCATATGCCATTTGCCAATATGACCAGATATATACCCTAAAGGACTTAATGCTTCAGCCATGGTAACTTCATCTAGCTGTAATCTACCAGGATAATACGACTCTATCGTTTTATTTGAAGATTTAACATTAGGTATTTGCCCTCCAGCTACATGGGTCATTTTAGTTTTAAGAGGCATTCTACCACTCATTGTACCCCCTCTTGATGGTGCACAAGTTGGTGCTGAAGCATAAGCTTGTGAAAAATTAGCACCACTTTCTGCCAATGACAACATATTAGGGGTTTCCCAAGGTACAACAGCACCAACATCATTTAACTGAGTATCTTGCCAACCAAGGTCATCTGCGTAAATAAAAACAATATTAGGCTTCACTAATTCTTGCCCTTTAAGAGAAAAAAATGAGATCAACAAAAAGAAATATAAAATTGAGTTTTTCATTATTTAGTTTTTTTATAGTTGATACAAAAATAAAGGGCTCTACGATATTCAATTTGCTCTAAACAATCAATTATTTACGCTATGATTACCTTTTAATGTGTAAAATAATTATTCGATACTGTTTGAGCAGCTTATTTTGTTATTATTATTTTTCGTGTTAAACTTTGATTATTACTGTTAGTAAGTTTAACAAAATACATTCCTGATTTTAATGTAGACAAATCTAATTGTGTTGATAAAGCTCCATCATCCCATAACTTTTCTAATACTTTTGTTCCTGTAACAGACACAACAATTATGCTTGAGATACCTGTTGCAGTCTTTGTAATGGTTAACGCATCAACCACAGGATTGGGATACAAGTTAATTTGAAATGGATTGGATGTTGGATTTATAAAATCATCAGTTGATGAAAGAGTATTGTCGATTTCTCCAACAAGATAAGCCCCTTCAGGTCTTACATAAGGTTCATAATCCGGCACAGGATTAGATAAAAGTCTGTCATTAATTGTTTTCATAATTACCATTTCGTCGTCCTTAATATGTCCAGCATCAACACCATTATTATTAGATATCGTATTAGCAAAAGTAACACCAGCTTTAGCATCTATAAGAATTTTAGAAAACCTGTACGCATCTTCTATCCCGAATATTAAATTTGCACTAGAAACATGCCATTTGTCTCTAATAGGAAACCATACATGTTTTAGTACTTGTTTTTTTTCATAGACTGACCAAGGATTACCAACCATAGCGGGTAAAGTATACTCTTCATATCCCCATGAATTTGGAGGAGCACCACCACCTAGTGCAGATACATGTCCTCTTGTAAAATCTGAATAAGAGTTATTTCCTCTAAAGTTTGATACATTATAGTCTCTATCGTCTTCATCATCAATTCCATCAGAATCAACCATAACTGGTTCTCCTTCTATATAATGTAAATGCCCAAACTCAGAAACAGACATAGCCGCTCCAGGATCAGCATCTTTAAACATTTGAACAAAATCTTCTAAATGTCCATCGTCTCGAAGCGAAGTTGTAGTATCGAACCAATATCCATCGGCATATTCTGCTACTGCAGGAATAAACCCTTGGACTAAATTTTTGTAAGCTAAATATTCATTTCCATCAAACTTTGTTGTGTAATAATTTACCCAAGCAGCTTGTGTTTCATCACTTGCTCTGTCTAAATAATTTGTAGAAATGTACAAAATAATCTTCTTCCCAGAATTTTTTAGTGTTTGTAAAACTTCAAGCATTATTTCTTGATTCTCAGCACTAGGAACTAAACTTTCGTG encodes the following:
- a CDS encoding helix-turn-helix domain-containing protein: MKAQKQPWRKKTYEKATLELKLFVVDQIQNGQISTNFASKKYDVPRTTIGYWIKKYSTLVQQNTGMSKLDEIKKLKERIEELEFVKEFQQDIIADMEIITGVDLSKKSLPKTLAKEIELKKKNRLKENGSMSVLGLVNKPSTKDSKPKKTND
- a CDS encoding T9SS type A sorting domain-containing protein; this translates as MIKKITFLIVFLFTVQVSNAQFLWLEDETNTRKIEFTAEEDVPTNLTGNFPNPHTLGINTHTIVSKYNRPEGTNDFLSFNLFNYVTDLTDYTVTLKAYLDIPTDELTTNNSKLRVFFQSSDAGGRVYEQLKFTVGQEWETFTFHFQDVAIPQNVLDVGGYDLMIIGLANGSIEEPAMSYYFDEIYGSTDQTATTVDHPAAWLAGSWGGTFPVFGGERLDTEIATGHDPIGGVNELVTELPALGHVITNLSYFAHSHYFNVRDNTNVDVASEIHESLVPSAENQEIMLEVLQTLKNSGKKIILYISTNYLDRASDETQAAWVNYYTTKFDGNEYLAYKNLVQGFIPAVAEYADGYWFDTTTSLRDDGHLEDFVQMFKDADPGAAMSVSEFGHLHYIEGEPVMVDSDGIDDEDDRDYNVSNFRGNNSYSDFTRGHVSALGGGAPPNSWGYEEYTLPAMVGNPWSVYEKKQVLKHVWFPIRDKWHVSSANLIFGIEDAYRFSKILIDAKAGVTFANTISNNNGVDAGHIKDDEMVIMKTINDRLLSNPVPDYEPYVRPEGAYLVGEIDNTLSSTDDFINPTSNPFQINLYPNPVVDALTITKTATGISSIIVVSVTGTKVLEKLWDDGALSTQLDLSTLKSGMYFVKLTNSNNQSLTRKIIITK
- a CDS encoding sulfatase-like hydrolase/transferase; amino-acid sequence: MKNSILYFFLLISFFSLKGQELVKPNIVFIYADDLGWQDTQLNDVGAVVPWETPNMLSLAESGANFSQAYASAPTCAPSRGGTMSGRMPLKTKMTHVAGGQIPNVKSSNKTIESYYPGRLQLDEVTMAEALSPLGYISGHIGKWHMAANHNIYPEAVDQGFNYQDTDRGITRSMGDRSVDFATDAEDDPYRLDEDGRPYDAVTELALGFMDDNKEEPFFLYMAHWLVHSPIQTRDLALLEYYCDKLGIPVPTTDANITTPGQTNPYYGAMIASLDWSLGRVVDYLKETDDPRNPGKKLFETTYIIFASDNGGAENHGSEIITDNFPLDLGKTHTKEGGLRTPFVITGPGIVENKVYDNIVSHLDFYPTIMEVTGADAVLDANVLNNLDGVSLFPFLSGTETEIKNSDDTERTDLFWHYPHGQDERASSAIRSGNYKLYKIYDKGGYYKAFKLYNDDGSDNDIEEIYDVIDTMDASLKNEIILKLETLLSENDVRIPQFNPDYNGDPLDNQDIVPSVVSTVFDQDTGVATATLTANAGDAIIETAYLLYRIEEADSKEIEWFEISATINGNVITAEVPEVATGVIFTLTDENNFMVLSEELSIFNPHKITLANSIGEQPFKVVDEYAELIGNITIGGTAYLQARTVEGGDGAKFYVKAPADVASITCDKITLGIISQTGDTVNVDLIIDGETQSFTYTSTNNNTPELFEFDTPVTFTQSAKEIQVITTSLSNSEGLAPRVRFVDLFFNVLGATEPLHEITLNNSELEQTFTAVDNYSELIGGTAAGSGIYLQMRTEIDPADNLEGDGAKFLVKSTEGYQSILNKVTFAAKSQKNDIVDVAITINGETQQQATYTSGGNNEGNNFEFVFNTPLTLADDEATEIKFVTTGLSNSGEDVVGRLRLQDIILHVSEFTLGIDDINKESNERLSLYPNPVKNTFSLTKEVASGILYNVYGAIAYKFENANKGIDISNLKSGVYLLKVICKDGNRKHIKLLKE
- a CDS encoding IS3 family transposase, whose product is MSKQAFYKRLKTQENKRLNDEKVIAMIQEYRKLVGMRTGGIKLYDELKQDFIKQGIKIGRDKLYDVLRLHNLLVPKLKNYVTTTNSNHQFRKYKNLIKDQVPTRPEQLWVSDITYIKTDNGHNYLAIVTDAYSKQIMGYKLDNNMKTSLCSEALEMAIKNRKYPDKKLIHHSDRGFQYCNPKYTAFAEENGIMMSMTEQYDPYENAIAERINRTLKYEYGLRNCFKNTAIAQEVTKQAVYIYNNLRTLFSLELRKPAEVHLNPNIKYKSYRRNNVNLTELTI